One segment of Candidatus Methylomirabilis sp. DNA contains the following:
- the rpe gene encoding ribulose-phosphate 3-epimerase, with amino-acid sequence MAKLGVSILSADFGRLAEEIAAVEPEADLLHLDVMDGHFVPAISFGADVVRAIRKRTRLFLDVHLMVQNPDRHLGPFVEAGADGLTVHVEVCPHLHRTLQQIREAGAKAGVALNPSTPFGHVEQVLGDCGLILLMSVNPGFGGQRFIPFVEAKIAAARGRLQALGASCELEVDGGIKPENCQAVAAAGASILVIGSAVFTSPDRTATLREIRRRLRGEP; translated from the coding sequence ATGGCGAAGCTGGGGGTCTCGATCCTGAGCGCCGATTTCGGCCGGCTGGCGGAGGAGATCGCGGCGGTGGAGCCCGAAGCCGACCTCCTCCACCTCGACGTGATGGACGGCCACTTCGTCCCCGCCATCTCCTTCGGGGCCGACGTGGTGCGGGCCATCCGGAAGCGGACCCGCCTCTTCCTCGACGTCCACCTCATGGTCCAGAACCCGGACCGCCATCTCGGCCCCTTCGTGGAGGCGGGGGCCGACGGCCTCACCGTGCACGTGGAAGTCTGCCCCCACCTGCACCGGACCCTCCAGCAGATCCGGGAGGCGGGGGCGAAGGCGGGGGTGGCTCTGAACCCGTCCACCCCCTTCGGCCATGTCGAGCAGGTCCTCGGGGACTGCGGCCTGATCCTGCTCATGTCGGTGAACCCGGGGTTCGGGGGGCAGCGCTTCATCCCCTTCGTGGAGGCCAAGATCGCGGCCGCCCGGGGACGCCTCCAGGCCCTGGGGGCCTCCTGTGAGCTGGAGGTGGACGGCGGGATCAAGCCCGAGAACTGCCAGGCCGTCGCCGCCGCCGGGGCCTCGATTCTGGTCATCGGTTCCGCGGTGTTCACCAGCCCCGACCGGACCGCCACCCTGCGGGAGATCCGGCGGCGGCTTCGGGGGGAGCCGTGA
- a CDS encoding PASTA domain-containing protein: MNPRLRPWLGLALRGSGVLLGMAGLAILAGYVAMNLALEKDKVQVPNAIGMDLKDAAALVREVGLQPRMVAEEYSRTIPRGAVVSQVPSGGTRVRKNKEVRLTVSRGTDEILAPSVTGGPLTRAQRILAEHGMTVGLVARVHSGTFPGGEVIAQDPLPGFPARRGSAMNLLVSLGREEPYYVMPSLVGSRASDALAFLKRLNLEARVSYEPHFGWEGFVVTQDPPPGARIQAKERVALTVGN; this comes from the coding sequence ATGAATCCACGCCTGCGCCCGTGGCTTGGCCTCGCGCTGAGGGGGTCGGGGGTCCTCTTGGGGATGGCGGGTCTCGCGATCCTGGCCGGCTATGTGGCCATGAACCTGGCCCTGGAGAAGGACAAGGTCCAGGTGCCCAACGCGATCGGGATGGACCTGAAGGATGCCGCCGCGCTCGTGCGGGAGGTGGGGCTGCAGCCGCGGATGGTGGCCGAGGAGTACAGCCGGACCATTCCCCGGGGGGCGGTGGTCTCGCAGGTGCCGTCGGGTGGGACCCGGGTCCGGAAGAACAAGGAGGTCCGCCTCACGGTGAGCCGGGGGACGGACGAAATCCTGGCCCCGAGCGTGACGGGCGGGCCCCTCACCCGGGCCCAGCGGATCCTGGCGGAGCACGGCATGACGGTGGGCCTGGTCGCCCGGGTCCACTCCGGGACCTTCCCGGGCGGCGAGGTCATCGCCCAGGACCCGCTGCCGGGGTTCCCTGCCCGGCGGGGCAGCGCCATGAACCTGCTGGTGAGCCTGGGGCGGGAGGAACCGTACTACGTCATGCCCTCCCTGGTGGGGAGCCGCGCCTCCGACGCCCTCGCATTCCTCAAGCGCCTGAACCTGGAGGCCCGGGTCAGCTACGAGCCCCACTTCGGATGGGAGGGCTTCGTGGTGACGCAGGATCCGCCCCCCGGCGCCCGGATCCAGGCCAAGGAACGGGTCGCCCTCACCGTCGGGAACTAG
- the rsmB gene encoding 16S rRNA (cytosine(967)-C(5))-methyltransferase RsmB has protein sequence MADRPAGARALAVDLLTRVERDRAYASVLLDATLARGGLPGKEAALLTELTYGVLRWRGTLDWLVETVGRRRVADLPVRLRQILRVGAYQLRFLDRVPAYAAVSEAVALAKGPGGHEGWASLANALLRRLADRRAALPVLDMQDPVERLALQFSHPAWLVRRWLARFGQAEATALLEANQAPAPTVLLVNRLRTDAQAVARYLAASGVSAVPSPLLPEALRVREGGRVRHDPLVAEGHVQVMDDGAALAVALLDPQPEETVLDACAGGGNKAIRMAALMGNTGRIVALDVGERALRRLREACGRLGATSVESTAGDAREAARHVPGGADRVLVDAPCTGLGTLRRHPEIRWRVPEADLTRLAALQRELVRGAAQAVRPGGCLVYAVCSTEPEEGEAVAEAFGRAFPGFREEVPAGFPATSVTRLPGAGLRTFPHRQGCDGFYFIRWRRGGA, from the coding sequence TTGGCTGACCGGCCCGCCGGGGCCCGGGCCCTCGCCGTAGACCTCCTCACCCGGGTGGAGCGGGACCGGGCCTACGCATCCGTTCTCCTGGACGCGACCCTCGCGCGGGGGGGACTCCCGGGAAAGGAGGCCGCGCTCCTCACGGAGCTGACCTACGGCGTCCTGCGCTGGCGGGGAACCCTCGACTGGCTGGTGGAGACCGTGGGGCGCCGGCGCGTCGCCGACCTCCCGGTCCGCCTCCGGCAGATCCTCCGGGTGGGTGCCTACCAGCTCCGGTTCCTCGACCGCGTCCCGGCGTACGCGGCGGTCAGCGAGGCGGTGGCCCTGGCCAAGGGGCCGGGCGGCCATGAGGGGTGGGCCAGCCTGGCGAACGCGCTCCTCCGACGCCTGGCGGACCGCCGGGCCGCCCTCCCGGTGCTGGACATGCAGGACCCGGTGGAACGGCTGGCTCTGCAGTTCTCCCACCCCGCGTGGCTCGTCCGGCGCTGGCTCGCCCGCTTCGGGCAGGCGGAGGCCACCGCCCTGCTCGAGGCGAACCAGGCCCCCGCCCCGACGGTGCTGCTGGTGAACCGGCTCCGGACGGATGCGCAGGCCGTGGCGAGGTACCTGGCGGCGTCCGGGGTGTCGGCCGTGCCGAGCCCGCTCCTCCCCGAGGCCCTGCGGGTCCGCGAGGGGGGGAGGGTTCGGCACGATCCCCTGGTGGCGGAGGGGCACGTTCAGGTGATGGACGACGGAGCGGCGTTGGCGGTGGCCCTGCTGGACCCACAGCCCGAAGAGACGGTTCTGGACGCCTGCGCGGGCGGGGGCAACAAGGCGATCCGGATGGCGGCGCTGATGGGGAACACCGGCCGCATCGTGGCGCTGGACGTGGGCGAGCGGGCGTTGCGCCGCCTCCGCGAGGCCTGCGGGCGGCTCGGGGCAACCAGCGTGGAGTCGACGGCCGGGGACGCCCGGGAGGCGGCGCGCCACGTCCCCGGGGGCGCTGACCGGGTTCTGGTAGATGCCCCCTGCACCGGCCTGGGGACGCTCCGCCGCCACCCCGAGATCCGCTGGCGCGTGCCCGAGGCCGACCTCACCCGCCTGGCGGCGCTGCAGCGGGAGCTCGTCCGGGGCGCAGCGCAGGCGGTCCGGCCGGGCGGGTGTCTGGTGTACGCGGTCTGCAGCACGGAGCCCGAGGAGGGAGAAGCGGTGGCGGAGGCCTTCGGGCGGGCCTTCCCCGGATTCCGCGAGGAGGTCCCGGCCGGCTTCCCGGCCACGTCCGTGACGCGCCTCCCGGGCGCGGGCCTTCGGACCTTCCCTCACCGCCAGGGCTGCGACGGCTTCTACTTCATCCGGTGGCGCCGGGGGGGAGCATGA
- the fmt gene encoding methionyl-tRNA formyltransferase, with translation MRVIFMGTPAFAVPSLERVLKDGHQVAAVVTRPDRPAGRGQALAASPVKRAAMRAGVPILQPATLKDPETQAALAALLPDAILVVAFGQILPPALLGLARHGCFNVHASLLPRYRGAAPIAWALIRGEQETGVSVIRMTELVDAGPILLQRAERIREEDTAGTLGERLSCLGAAALAEVLLALERGEARGIPQDEALATSAPKLTAADQRLNWTEAAAALRNRVRGLTPEPGALTAHGGETLRVLEAVVEEKDAGAPPGTLVAVDRRGPVVATGRGRLRLLRVQPEGKRPMDGAAFARGRRLTPGARFG, from the coding sequence ATGCGGGTGATCTTCATGGGGACGCCGGCGTTCGCCGTGCCGTCCCTCGAGCGGGTGCTGAAGGACGGCCACCAGGTCGCCGCCGTCGTGACGCGCCCCGATCGGCCGGCGGGCCGGGGACAGGCGCTGGCGGCTTCACCGGTCAAGCGCGCGGCGATGCGGGCCGGCGTGCCCATCCTGCAGCCCGCCACCCTGAAGGACCCGGAGACGCAGGCGGCCCTCGCGGCCCTCTTGCCCGACGCCATCCTGGTGGTTGCCTTCGGGCAGATCCTCCCGCCAGCCCTCCTCGGCCTGGCTCGCCACGGGTGCTTCAACGTGCACGCCTCGCTCCTCCCCCGGTACCGGGGGGCGGCCCCCATCGCGTGGGCCCTGATCCGGGGAGAGCAGGAGACCGGGGTCAGCGTCATCCGGATGACCGAACTGGTGGACGCCGGGCCCATCCTCCTGCAGCGGGCCGAGCGAATCCGGGAGGAGGATACGGCCGGGACGCTCGGGGAGCGCCTGTCTTGCCTCGGTGCCGCGGCGCTCGCGGAGGTTCTGCTGGCCCTGGAGCGGGGGGAGGCACGCGGCATCCCGCAGGACGAGGCCCTGGCAACATCCGCGCCGAAGCTCACCGCGGCGGACCAGCGCCTGAACTGGACGGAGGCGGCGGCGGCGCTGCGCAACCGGGTCCGCGGCCTCACGCCCGAGCCCGGAGCCCTCACCGCCCACGGCGGGGAGACGCTCCGGGTGCTGGAAGCGGTCGTGGAGGAGAAGGACGCAGGGGCACCGCCCGGGACCCTCGTGGCTGTCGACCGGAGGGGCCCGGTGGTGGCCACGGGGCGAGGACGGCTCCGCCTCCTGCGGGTTCAGCCCGAGGGGAAGCGGCCGATGGATGGGGCCGCGTTCGCCCGAGGCCGTCGGCTGACGCCGGGGGCGCGCTTTGGCTGA
- a CDS encoding Mut7-C RNAse domain-containing protein produces the protein MAMRFLADAMVGRLAKWLRALGYDTLYHRDGDDEALLATAVAERRVLLTRDTRLPRAHLPAGSIFIRSDRVEDQIREVLQAYGLRPAAPGTRCLRCNTLLAPLPREAAAGRVPDFVLTRHAAFRTCPACRRVYWPGTHRARMAEVLARLCG, from the coding sequence ATGGCGATGCGCTTCCTCGCCGATGCCATGGTGGGCCGGCTCGCCAAGTGGCTCCGCGCCCTGGGGTACGACACGCTCTACCACCGGGACGGGGATGACGAGGCCCTCCTGGCGACCGCCGTGGCCGAGCGGCGCGTGCTCCTGACCCGGGACACCCGCCTGCCGCGGGCGCACCTCCCCGCCGGGAGCATCTTCATCCGGAGCGACCGCGTGGAGGATCAGATCCGCGAGGTCCTGCAGGCCTACGGCCTCCGGCCGGCGGCCCCGGGGACGCGCTGCCTCCGCTGCAACACGCTCCTGGCCCCGCTCCCCCGGGAGGCGGCGGCCGGGAGGGTTCCCGATTTCGTGCTCACCCGTCACGCCGCCTTCCGCACCTGCCCGGCCTGCCGCCGCGTCTACTGGCCCGGGACCCACCGGGCCCGGATGGCCGAGGTCCTGGCCCGCCTATGCGGGTGA
- a CDS encoding CBS domain-containing protein, translating into MADIIPHADITLAELRHRPVVDAAGVPVGRLKDLVILFRGIFPRVTKLLVARPKEADLLVGWEQVAGLDPAPGGPLRLACPADSIRPQWLRLSEILLAKDILDKKVMDTARRRVVRVNDVGLKEQDGHYLVVRVDAGLRGLLRHFLPEAALERLTRVLHLPIPRDVVSWEHVEPIETELTRAKRQAVYTKLARLHPADIADIVEELNPSERATILQALDAETAGEALAEAEAAVQASVLQMLEPEKASDLLERMEPDEAADVLSEMPEPRAQEILEGMEPEEAEEVAELLEHPEGSAGGLMTTEFVAFPPSVTAAAAIEQLRERSAEAETIYYLYVTDPDGRLLGVLSLRQLLTAQPTRTLEELMEKQVIRVPPDADLKEVAETLSKYNLLALPVVGGSEILEGIITVDDVISRLVPLIWKQRAAKKYL; encoded by the coding sequence ATGGCCGACATCATCCCGCACGCCGACATCACCCTCGCGGAGCTCCGCCACCGGCCGGTCGTGGACGCCGCCGGAGTCCCGGTGGGGCGGCTCAAGGACCTGGTGATCCTCTTCCGAGGGATCTTCCCCCGGGTCACCAAGCTCCTCGTGGCCCGCCCGAAGGAGGCGGACCTGCTCGTGGGCTGGGAACAGGTCGCCGGCCTCGACCCGGCGCCGGGGGGCCCGCTGCGCCTGGCCTGCCCGGCTGACAGCATCCGGCCCCAGTGGCTCCGGCTCAGCGAGATCCTCCTCGCCAAGGACATCCTGGACAAGAAGGTGATGGACACGGCCCGGCGCCGGGTGGTGCGGGTCAACGACGTGGGGCTCAAGGAGCAGGACGGACACTACCTGGTGGTCCGGGTGGATGCGGGGCTGCGGGGGTTACTGCGCCACTTCCTCCCGGAGGCGGCTCTCGAGCGCCTCACCCGGGTGCTGCACTTGCCCATTCCGCGGGACGTGGTCTCCTGGGAGCACGTGGAACCGATCGAGACCGAGCTGACCCGCGCGAAGCGGCAGGCGGTCTACACGAAGTTGGCCCGCCTTCATCCGGCCGACATCGCGGACATCGTCGAGGAGCTCAACCCCAGCGAGCGGGCCACCATCCTCCAGGCCCTGGACGCGGAAACGGCGGGGGAGGCGCTGGCAGAGGCGGAGGCGGCAGTGCAGGCCTCGGTGCTCCAGATGCTGGAGCCGGAGAAAGCCTCCGATCTCCTGGAGCGGATGGAGCCGGACGAGGCAGCCGATGTCCTCTCGGAGATGCCCGAGCCCCGTGCCCAGGAGATCCTGGAGGGCATGGAGCCGGAAGAGGCGGAAGAGGTGGCGGAGCTCCTGGAGCACCCAGAGGGGAGCGCCGGCGGCCTCATGACCACCGAGTTCGTCGCCTTCCCGCCCTCCGTGACGGCGGCCGCCGCCATCGAGCAGCTCCGGGAGCGGTCGGCGGAGGCGGAGACCATCTACTACCTCTACGTCACGGATCCCGACGGGCGGCTCCTCGGTGTCCTCAGTCTCCGGCAGCTCCTCACGGCGCAGCCCACGCGGACGCTCGAGGAGCTGATGGAGAAACAGGTCATCCGGGTCCCCCCGGACGCCGACCTGAAGGAGGTGGCGGAGACCCTCTCGAAGTACAACCTCCTGGCCCTGCCCGTGGTGGGCGGCAGCGAGATCCTGGAGGGCATCATCACCGTCGATGACGTGATCAGCCGCCTCGTCCCGCTGATCTGGAAGCAGCGCGCGGCGAAGAAGTACCTCTAG
- a CDS encoding divalent metal cation transporter, whose amino-acid sequence MPFPRIRRRRLLLFLSIMGPGIITASVDQDAGGIATYSLAGAHYGTSLLWSLFFIAISLAVVQEMGSRMGVVTGKGLAELIREAYGIRFTAAVLAVLVLANWANTVANFAGVAAALEIFGVPRLLSVPAVAGLVGWLIIKGTYRRVERVFLLASAGYLVYVISGFLARPAWGEVLLATVTPTFRLQPDYLTMLIALVGTTIAPWMQFYLQSSVVDKGIRVKEYPFARLDVFLGSLAAAVIAFFIIVACAVTLHVHGVRIETAADAALALEPFAGRYATILFAVGLFNASTFAAAIVPLSTAYAACEALGWASGVDRGLQEAPGFFAIFLALVGTGAAAILWPGAPLIEIMVASQVLNGILLPAVLLLMLRLINDREVMGTHVNSPLFNLIAWSTAGIMIALSVLLLILTLRGV is encoded by the coding sequence ATGCCCTTCCCCCGGATCCGGAGGCGGCGCCTCCTCCTGTTCCTGTCCATCATGGGTCCGGGCATCATCACCGCCAGCGTGGACCAGGACGCGGGGGGCATTGCCACCTACTCCCTCGCCGGCGCGCACTACGGCACCTCCCTCCTCTGGTCGCTCTTCTTCATCGCCATCAGCCTGGCGGTGGTCCAGGAGATGGGGAGCCGGATGGGGGTCGTCACCGGGAAGGGGCTGGCGGAACTGATCCGGGAGGCCTACGGTATCCGGTTCACGGCGGCCGTGCTGGCGGTCCTGGTCCTGGCCAACTGGGCCAACACGGTGGCCAACTTCGCGGGCGTCGCCGCCGCCCTGGAGATCTTCGGCGTCCCCCGCCTCCTCTCGGTCCCCGCAGTGGCCGGCCTGGTGGGCTGGCTGATCATCAAAGGCACCTACCGGCGGGTCGAGCGGGTCTTCCTCCTGGCCAGCGCCGGCTATCTCGTCTACGTGATCTCGGGCTTCCTGGCCCGACCGGCCTGGGGGGAGGTGCTGCTGGCAACTGTGACCCCCACCTTCCGGCTGCAACCCGACTACCTCACGATGCTCATCGCGCTGGTCGGGACCACCATCGCCCCGTGGATGCAGTTCTACCTCCAGTCCTCGGTGGTGGACAAGGGGATCCGGGTCAAGGAGTACCCCTTCGCCCGCCTGGACGTCTTCCTCGGGAGCCTGGCCGCCGCCGTCATCGCCTTCTTCATCATCGTGGCCTGCGCCGTGACCCTGCACGTGCATGGGGTCCGGATCGAGACGGCGGCGGATGCGGCCCTCGCCCTCGAGCCCTTTGCCGGGCGCTACGCCACGATCCTCTTCGCCGTCGGCCTCTTCAATGCCTCGACGTTTGCCGCCGCCATCGTCCCCCTCTCCACCGCCTACGCCGCCTGCGAGGCCCTGGGGTGGGCCAGCGGGGTAGATCGGGGGCTGCAGGAGGCCCCGGGGTTCTTCGCCATCTTTCTCGCGCTGGTCGGCACGGGCGCCGCCGCGATCCTCTGGCCGGGCGCCCCCCTGATCGAGATCATGGTCGCCTCCCAGGTGCTGAACGGGATCCTCCTCCCCGCCGTCCTCCTCCTCATGCTCCGCCTGATCAATGACCGGGAGGTCATGGGGACCCACGTCAATTCGCCCCTGTTCAATCTCATCGCCTGGAGCACCGCGGGCATCATGATCGCGCTGAGCGTCCTGCTCCTCATCCTCACGCTGCGGGGGGTCTGA
- the radC gene encoding DNA repair protein RadC codes for MASGPRRTVPIRKWPPAERPRERLLRDGPATLTDGELLAILCRTGRAGASALALARHLLARFGSLRGLDAAPAEALRELSGLGPAKIAQLKAAFEVGRRAISEAKRPKGAATSSRAVYAFLQPLLRDRPREAFLVLLLNRRHAILDVLTVSEGSLAESPVYPREVLAAAQRGRAAALLCAHNHPSGHPAPSPEDEAVTEELVYAGRLLQIPVLDHLIVGEGGYFSFADAGLIARYNAAFDRAWPRRR; via the coding sequence ATGGCCTCCGGGCCCCGGCGCACGGTCCCGATCCGGAAGTGGCCCCCGGCGGAGCGCCCGCGGGAGCGCCTCCTCCGGGACGGCCCGGCCACCCTGACCGACGGGGAGCTCCTGGCCATCCTCTGCCGCACCGGGCGGGCGGGGGCGAGCGCTCTCGCGCTGGCCCGCCACCTGCTCGCCCGCTTCGGCTCGCTGCGCGGCCTGGACGCTGCCCCGGCGGAGGCCCTCCGCGAGCTCTCCGGCCTCGGGCCGGCCAAAATCGCCCAGCTCAAAGCCGCCTTCGAGGTGGGGCGCCGGGCCATCAGCGAAGCGAAGCGCCCGAAGGGGGCGGCCACCTCCTCCCGGGCGGTCTACGCGTTCCTGCAGCCTCTCCTGCGGGACCGGCCCCGGGAAGCGTTCCTGGTCCTCCTGTTGAACCGACGCCACGCCATCCTGGACGTGCTCACGGTGAGCGAGGGCTCCCTCGCGGAATCCCCCGTCTACCCCCGGGAGGTGCTGGCGGCGGCCCAGCGGGGGCGCGCCGCCGCCCTCCTCTGCGCCCACAACCACCCGTCGGGCCATCCCGCCCCTTCTCCGGAGGACGAGGCGGTGACCGAGGAGCTGGTCTACGCGGGGCGGTTGCTCCAGATCCCGGTCCTCGATCACCTGATCGTGGGGGAGGGAGGCTACTTCTCGTTCGCGGACGCCGGCCTCATCGCGCGCTACAACGCGGCGTTCGACCGGGCCTGGCCGCGGCGGCGGTAG